A genomic segment from Corylus avellana chromosome ca5, CavTom2PMs-1.0 encodes:
- the LOC132181190 gene encoding U-box domain-containing protein 40-like produces the protein MEFQEGMMKLVVHKPIKTTWTFEKENEKQRSTETATPRRKWNIFNKYLSSPPSKPVNPKPKQPPKEFICTISGSLMADPVIVSSGHTFEQACVRACKVLGFTPTLPDSSTPDFSSIIPNLALKSTILNWCKNSSVDPPKPVDSNTAEKLVRTLMAADAQNENGAQQTEISEKKVIQGVREKPSVNSNHPSHCDSSSDDSFGTTASIRSLQLATQPSCYSSPSSSEIETLAPNCTEEEEILAKLRSPQVFEIEESVIFLRQITRTREDSRGHLCTPRLLSALRSLIISRYSSIQVNSVAALVNLSLENANKVRIVRSGIVPPLVDVLKGGFAEAQEHASGALFSLALDDNNKTAIGVLGALQPLIHMLRSQSERTRHDSALALYHLSLVQSNRSKLVKLGSVPILLGMLRSGHMTGRLLLILCNLAWCMDGRAAMLDAGGVDCLVGLLDGGELKSESAWASCVDTLYGLSHGGLRFKGLAKAARAEEVLMKVENVGCKRAWEKAKRVLEMIKKREEEEEEVDWVDLLGMESQTQC, from the coding sequence ATGGAGTTTCAAGAGGGTATGATGAAGTTGGTGGTTCACAAACCCATAAAGACGACATGGACATTTGAGAAGGAGAACGAAAAACAGAGAAGTACAGAGACTGCCACTCCCAGGCGAAAATGGAACATCTTCAACAAGTATCTGTCTTCACCGCCTTCAAAACCCGTAAACCCCAAACCAAAGCAACCCCCAAAGGAGTTCATCTGCACCATTTCCGGCTCTCTCATGGCCGACCCAGTCATCGTCTCCTCTGGCCACACTTTCGAACAAGCCTGCGTCAGAGCCTGCAAAGTCCTGGGCTTTACACCCACTTTACCCGACTCGTCCACACCCGATTTCTCCTCCATAATCCCCAACCTCGCGCTCAAATCCACCATTCTCAACTGGTGCAAAAACTCCTCGGTAGACCCTCCAAAGCCCGTCGATTCCAACACCGCCGAGAAGCTCGTCCGTACATTAATGGCGGCCGATGCCCAGAACGAAAATGGAGCCCAACAGACCGAAATCTCGGAGAAGAAGGTGATACAAGGGGTTAGAGAAAAGCCTAGCGTGAATTCCAATCATCCTAGTCACTGCGACTCGAGCTCGGACGACTCGTTCGGGACCACCGCGTCGATTCGGTCTCTGCAACTTGCGACTCAGCCGAGTTGCTATTCCTCTCCATCCTCGTCCGAAATCGAAACCCTAGCCCCTAATTGCACCGAGGAAGAGGAAATTTTGGCCAAACTCAGAAGCCCACAAGTGTTTGAGATCGAAGAGTCCGTGATTTTTCTGAGACAGATCACACGGACCAGAGAAGACTCAAGGGGCCACCTCTGTACCCCTCGGTTACTCTCAGCCCTCCGATCTCTGATCATCTCCAGGTACTCGAGCATCCAAGTGAACTCGGTCGCAGCATTGGTGAATCTCTCTTTGGAGAATGCCAACAAGGTTAGGATCGTACGGTCAGGAATCGTTCCTCCACTAGTTGATGTTCTGAAGGGGGGATTTGCTGAGGCGCAGGAACACGCTTCCGGTGCACTCTTCAGCTTAGCCCTAGATGATAACAACAAGACCGCGATTGGTGTTTTGGGCGCTTTACAGCCGTTGATTCACATGCTCCGGTCCCAGAGCGAGCGGACCCGGCATGACTCGGCGCTTGCTCTTTACCATCTTTCGCTCGTTCAAAGCAATCGGTCTAAGTTAGTGAAACTCGGGTCCGTTCCAATTTTGTTGGGTATGTTGAGATCGGGTCACATGACGGGTCGGTTACTACTAATTTTGTGTAACCTGGCTTGGTGCATGGATGGGCGGGCCGCAATGTTGGATGCGGGTGGGGTAGATTGTTTGGTTGGGTTGTTGGATGGGGGCGAGTTGAAGTCCGAGTCGGCTTGGGCGAGTTGCGTTGACACATTGTATGGGCTGAGTCATGGCGGGTTGAGGTTCAAGGGGTTGGCGAAGGCGGCAAGGGCGGAAGAGGTGTTGATGAAGGTTGAGAACGTTGGGTGCAAACGGGCATGGGAGAAGGCAAAAAGGGTTTTGGAGATGATCAAAAAgagggaagaggaggaggaagaggtgGATTGGGTGGATTTGCTTGGCATGGAGAGTCAGACTCAGTGTTGA